The following coding sequences lie in one Vicugna pacos chromosome 5, VicPac4, whole genome shotgun sequence genomic window:
- the FIGN gene encoding fidgetin isoform X2, protein MQWTPEHAQWPEQHFDITSTTRSPAHKVEAYRGHLQRTYQYAWANDDISALTASNLLKKYAEKYSGILEGPVDRPVLSNYSDAPSGLVNGRKNEGEPWQPSLNSDAVYPMNCVPDVITASKAGVSSALPPADVSASIGSSPGVASNLTEPSYSSSTCGSHTVPSLHTGLPSQEYAPGYNGSYLHSTYSSQPAPALPSPHPSPLHSSGLLQPPPPPPPPPALVPGYNGTSNLSSYSYPSASYPPQTAVGSGYSPGGAPPPPSAYLPSGIPAPTPLPPTTVPGYTYQGHGLTPIAPSALTNSSASSLKRKAFYMAGQGDMDSSYGNYSYGQQRSTQSPMYRMPDNSISNSNRGNGFDRSAETSSLAFKPTKQLMSSEQQRKFSSQSSRALTPPSYSTAKNSLGSRSSESFGKYTSPVMSEHGDEHRQLLSHPMQGPGLRAATSSNHSVDEQLKNTDTHLIDLVTNEIITQGPPVDWNDIAGLDLVKAVIKEEVLWPVLRSDAFSGLTALPRSILFFGPRGTGKTLLGRCIASQLGATFFKIAGSGLVAKWLGEAEKIIHASFLVARCRQPSVIFVSDIDMLLSSQVSEEHSPVSRMRTEFLMQLDTVLTSAEDQIVVICATSKPEEIDESLRRYFMKRLLIPLPDSTARHQIIVQLLSQHNYCLNDKEFALLVQRTEGFSGLDVAHLCQEAAVGPLHAMPATDLSAIMPSQLRPITYQDFENAFCKIQPSISQKELDMYVEWNKMFGCSQ, encoded by the coding sequence ATGCAGTGGACGCCGGAGCATGCCCAGTGGCCAGAACAGCACTTTGACATCACCTCTACCACTCGGTCTCCTGCCCACAAAGTTGAAGCCTACAGAGGTCATTTGCAGCGCACCTACCAGTATGCCTGGGCAAATGATGACATATCTGCTCTGACTGCATCCAACCTACTAAAAAAATACGCAGAGAAGTATTCTGGCATTTTGGAAGGCCCTGTGGACCGACCTGTACTCAGCAACTACTCAGATGCACCATCAGGACTGGTGAACGGTCGGAAAAACGAAGGCGAACCCTGGCAGCCTTCCTTAAATTCAGACGCTGTTTATCCCATGAACTGTGTTCCAGATGTTATCACTGCCAGCAAAGCTGGAGTCAGTTCAGCCCTCCCTCCAGCAGATGTCTCTGCAAGTATAGGGAGCTCTCCTGGGGTGGCCAGCAACCTGACAGAACCTAGTTATTCGAGCAGTACCTGTGGAAGCCACACTGTACCTAGTCTTCATACAGGGCTCCCATCTCAGGAATATGCCCCGGGATACAACGGCTCATATCTGCATTCTACTTACAGTAGCCAGCCAGCACCTGCACTTCCTTCCCCACATCCGTCTCCTTTGCATAGCTCTGGGCTCCtacagccaccaccaccacctcctccgcCACCAGCCCTGGTCCCAGGCTACAATGGGACTTCTAACCTCTCCAGTTACAGCTACCCCTCTGCTAGCTATCCTCCTCAGACTGCTGTGGGATCTGGATACAGCCCTGGGggtgctccccctcctccttcagcATACCTGCCTTCAGGAATTCCTGctcccactcccctgccccccaccactgTTCCTGGCTACACCTACCAGGGTCACGGTTTGACGCCTATCGCACCCTCGGCTCTGACAAACAGTTCGGCTAGTTCTCTCAAAAGGAAAGCTTTCTATATGGCAGGGCAAGGAGACATGGACTCCAGTTATGGAAATTACAGCTATGGCCAACAGAGATCTACACAGAGTCCTATGTACAGAATGCCCGACAACAGCATTTCAAACTCAAATCGGGGGAATGGCTTTGACAGAAGTGCTGAAACATCATCCTTAGCATTTAAGCCAACGAAGCAGCTAATGTCctctgaacagcaaaggaaattcaGCAGTCAGTCCAGTAGGGCTCTGACCCCTCCTTCCTATAGTACTGCTAAAAATTCATTGGGATCAAGATCCAGTGAATCCTTTGGGAAGTACACGTCGCCAGTAATGAGTGAGCATGGGGATGAGCACAGGCAGCTCCTCTCTCACCCAATGCAAGGTCCTGGACTCCGTGCAGCTACCTCATCCAACCACTCTGTGGACGAGCAACTGAAGAATACTGACACGCACCTCATTGACCTGGTAACCAATGAGATTATCACCCAAGGACCGCCAGTGGACTGGAATGACATTGCTGGTCTTGACCTGGTAAAGGCTGTCATTAAAGAGGAGGTTTTATGGCCAGTGTTGAGGTCAGATGCATTCAGTGGGCTGACTGCCTTACCTCGGAGCATCCTTTTCTTTGGACCTCGGggaacaggcaaaacattattggGCAGATGCATAGCTAGTCAGCTGGGGGCCACATTTTTCAAAATCGCTGGTTCTGGACTTGTTGCCAAGTGGTTaggagaagcagagaaaattATCCATGCCTCTTTCCTTGTGGCCAGATGTCGCCAGCCCTCAGTGATTTTTGTTAGTGACATTGACATGCTTCTCTCCTCTCAAGTGAGTGAGGAACACAGTCCAGTCAGTCGGATGAGAACCGAATTTCTGATGCAGCTGGACACTGTACTAACTTCAGCTGAGGACCAAATCGTAGTAATTTGTGCCACCAGTAAACCAGAAGAAATAGATGAATCTCTTCGGAGGTACTTCATGAAACGACTTTTAATCCCACTTCCTGACAGCACAGCGAGGCACCAGATCATAGTACAACTGCTCTCACAGCACAATTACTGTCTCAATGACAAGGAGTTTGCACTGCTCGTCCAGCGCACAGAAGGCTTTTCTGGACTAGATGTGGCTCATTTGTGTCAGGAAGCAGCAGTGGGCCCCCTCCATGCCATGCCAGCCACAGACCTTTCAGCCATTATGCCCAGCCAGTTGAGGCCCATTACATATCAAGACTTTGAAAATGCTTTCTGCAAGATTCAGCCTAGCATATCTCAAAAAGAGCTTGATATGTATGTTGAATGGAACAAAATGTTTGGTTGCAGTCAGTga
- the FIGN gene encoding fidgetin isoform X1, translating to MISSTSVYGLKMQWTPEHAQWPEQHFDITSTTRSPAHKVEAYRGHLQRTYQYAWANDDISALTASNLLKKYAEKYSGILEGPVDRPVLSNYSDAPSGLVNGRKNEGEPWQPSLNSDAVYPMNCVPDVITASKAGVSSALPPADVSASIGSSPGVASNLTEPSYSSSTCGSHTVPSLHTGLPSQEYAPGYNGSYLHSTYSSQPAPALPSPHPSPLHSSGLLQPPPPPPPPPALVPGYNGTSNLSSYSYPSASYPPQTAVGSGYSPGGAPPPPSAYLPSGIPAPTPLPPTTVPGYTYQGHGLTPIAPSALTNSSASSLKRKAFYMAGQGDMDSSYGNYSYGQQRSTQSPMYRMPDNSISNSNRGNGFDRSAETSSLAFKPTKQLMSSEQQRKFSSQSSRALTPPSYSTAKNSLGSRSSESFGKYTSPVMSEHGDEHRQLLSHPMQGPGLRAATSSNHSVDEQLKNTDTHLIDLVTNEIITQGPPVDWNDIAGLDLVKAVIKEEVLWPVLRSDAFSGLTALPRSILFFGPRGTGKTLLGRCIASQLGATFFKIAGSGLVAKWLGEAEKIIHASFLVARCRQPSVIFVSDIDMLLSSQVSEEHSPVSRMRTEFLMQLDTVLTSAEDQIVVICATSKPEEIDESLRRYFMKRLLIPLPDSTARHQIIVQLLSQHNYCLNDKEFALLVQRTEGFSGLDVAHLCQEAAVGPLHAMPATDLSAIMPSQLRPITYQDFENAFCKIQPSISQKELDMYVEWNKMFGCSQ from the coding sequence GCTTGAAGATGCAGTGGACGCCGGAGCATGCCCAGTGGCCAGAACAGCACTTTGACATCACCTCTACCACTCGGTCTCCTGCCCACAAAGTTGAAGCCTACAGAGGTCATTTGCAGCGCACCTACCAGTATGCCTGGGCAAATGATGACATATCTGCTCTGACTGCATCCAACCTACTAAAAAAATACGCAGAGAAGTATTCTGGCATTTTGGAAGGCCCTGTGGACCGACCTGTACTCAGCAACTACTCAGATGCACCATCAGGACTGGTGAACGGTCGGAAAAACGAAGGCGAACCCTGGCAGCCTTCCTTAAATTCAGACGCTGTTTATCCCATGAACTGTGTTCCAGATGTTATCACTGCCAGCAAAGCTGGAGTCAGTTCAGCCCTCCCTCCAGCAGATGTCTCTGCAAGTATAGGGAGCTCTCCTGGGGTGGCCAGCAACCTGACAGAACCTAGTTATTCGAGCAGTACCTGTGGAAGCCACACTGTACCTAGTCTTCATACAGGGCTCCCATCTCAGGAATATGCCCCGGGATACAACGGCTCATATCTGCATTCTACTTACAGTAGCCAGCCAGCACCTGCACTTCCTTCCCCACATCCGTCTCCTTTGCATAGCTCTGGGCTCCtacagccaccaccaccacctcctccgcCACCAGCCCTGGTCCCAGGCTACAATGGGACTTCTAACCTCTCCAGTTACAGCTACCCCTCTGCTAGCTATCCTCCTCAGACTGCTGTGGGATCTGGATACAGCCCTGGGggtgctccccctcctccttcagcATACCTGCCTTCAGGAATTCCTGctcccactcccctgccccccaccactgTTCCTGGCTACACCTACCAGGGTCACGGTTTGACGCCTATCGCACCCTCGGCTCTGACAAACAGTTCGGCTAGTTCTCTCAAAAGGAAAGCTTTCTATATGGCAGGGCAAGGAGACATGGACTCCAGTTATGGAAATTACAGCTATGGCCAACAGAGATCTACACAGAGTCCTATGTACAGAATGCCCGACAACAGCATTTCAAACTCAAATCGGGGGAATGGCTTTGACAGAAGTGCTGAAACATCATCCTTAGCATTTAAGCCAACGAAGCAGCTAATGTCctctgaacagcaaaggaaattcaGCAGTCAGTCCAGTAGGGCTCTGACCCCTCCTTCCTATAGTACTGCTAAAAATTCATTGGGATCAAGATCCAGTGAATCCTTTGGGAAGTACACGTCGCCAGTAATGAGTGAGCATGGGGATGAGCACAGGCAGCTCCTCTCTCACCCAATGCAAGGTCCTGGACTCCGTGCAGCTACCTCATCCAACCACTCTGTGGACGAGCAACTGAAGAATACTGACACGCACCTCATTGACCTGGTAACCAATGAGATTATCACCCAAGGACCGCCAGTGGACTGGAATGACATTGCTGGTCTTGACCTGGTAAAGGCTGTCATTAAAGAGGAGGTTTTATGGCCAGTGTTGAGGTCAGATGCATTCAGTGGGCTGACTGCCTTACCTCGGAGCATCCTTTTCTTTGGACCTCGGggaacaggcaaaacattattggGCAGATGCATAGCTAGTCAGCTGGGGGCCACATTTTTCAAAATCGCTGGTTCTGGACTTGTTGCCAAGTGGTTaggagaagcagagaaaattATCCATGCCTCTTTCCTTGTGGCCAGATGTCGCCAGCCCTCAGTGATTTTTGTTAGTGACATTGACATGCTTCTCTCCTCTCAAGTGAGTGAGGAACACAGTCCAGTCAGTCGGATGAGAACCGAATTTCTGATGCAGCTGGACACTGTACTAACTTCAGCTGAGGACCAAATCGTAGTAATTTGTGCCACCAGTAAACCAGAAGAAATAGATGAATCTCTTCGGAGGTACTTCATGAAACGACTTTTAATCCCACTTCCTGACAGCACAGCGAGGCACCAGATCATAGTACAACTGCTCTCACAGCACAATTACTGTCTCAATGACAAGGAGTTTGCACTGCTCGTCCAGCGCACAGAAGGCTTTTCTGGACTAGATGTGGCTCATTTGTGTCAGGAAGCAGCAGTGGGCCCCCTCCATGCCATGCCAGCCACAGACCTTTCAGCCATTATGCCCAGCCAGTTGAGGCCCATTACATATCAAGACTTTGAAAATGCTTTCTGCAAGATTCAGCCTAGCATATCTCAAAAAGAGCTTGATATGTATGTTGAATGGAACAAAATGTTTGGTTGCAGTCAGTga